From a single Paramisgurnus dabryanus chromosome 17, PD_genome_1.1, whole genome shotgun sequence genomic region:
- the tmem54a gene encoding transmembrane protein 54a encodes MVNSGVCCGSLKDDKILMKMGLGLVLVGHVNFLLGALVHGAVLRHIKVFTMDRQLVYPIANVIALVAGLMAIIAGISAIVLSKNKKNQVLSWFLLFVSVLAVLIGGASAVGISVATVRAILYEGQTLFTYCQLPSNISNIAYYSITNECPFDPTRVYGTTLILWVPLILMSVVEVVFSFRCFLACTTFLRMRCPWRKNINRRVQVQIQEPEETGRHNGPNDEPTEHYELLGKDGHAVLETVVETSDRL; translated from the exons ATGGTGAATTCGG GTGTTTGTTGCGGGAGTCTGAAGGATGATAAGATCCTGATGAAGATGGGATTGGGACTGGTGCTGGTCGGTCATGTGAACTTTTTACTAGGGGCTCTCGTACATGGAGCTGTGCTTAGACACATAAAGGTTTTCACCATGGACCGGCAACTTGTCTATCCCATCGCCAATGTCATCGCTCTTGTGGCAGGACTGATG GCCATTATTGCTGGAATCTCAGCCATTGTCCTGTCTAAAAACAAGAAGAACCAGGTGCTG agttggtttttattgtttgtgagTGTCCTGGCCGTTCTCATTGGTGGAGCCTCTGCAGTGGGCATCAGTGTTGCCACAGTGAGGGCCATACTGTATGAAGGCCAAACTCTTTTTACCTACTGCCAGCTGCCATCCAACATCAGTAATATAGCATACTATAGCATCACAAATGAATGCCCCTTTGATCCAACACGTGTCTAT GGTACGACATTAATCCTTTGGGTTCCGTTGATTTTGATGTCAGTGGTGGAGGTCGTCTTCTCATTCCGATGTTTTTTAGCCTGCACCACTTTTCTCCGCATGCGCTGCCCGTGGAGGAAAAATATCAACAGACGG GTTCAAGTGCAGATCCAGGAGCCAGAGGAAACTGGAAGACACAATGGCCCAAATGACGAGCCAACAGAACATTATGAACTTCTTGGCAAAGACGGTCATGCTGTACTAGAGACTGTTGTAGAGACTAGTGATCGGCTATGA